Proteins from a genomic interval of Streptomyces sp. NBC_01445:
- a CDS encoding TetR/AcrR family transcriptional regulator, with protein MSKPAARIRLADAAFALFDERGYEQTTVDEIAERAGVGRTTFFRHYRSKEDVIFPDHDRLLALIKDRLATSSHSTGLIAVSDAVRLVLLHYIDEGDLARRRYTLTSKVAVLRDREIASVARYQRLFREFIADWMGDPTESASLRAELMAAAVVAAHNHVLRRWLRGETSDPVAEMDDAMREVLALFPAPSGAGDSGDAGTTLVAFRTGQDLDALLPSLRRLVEGGAAH; from the coding sequence ATGAGTAAGCCAGCCGCGCGGATCCGCCTCGCGGACGCCGCCTTCGCGCTCTTCGACGAGCGCGGATACGAGCAGACCACCGTCGACGAGATCGCCGAGCGGGCCGGAGTGGGCCGCACGACGTTCTTCCGGCACTACCGGTCGAAGGAAGACGTGATCTTCCCCGACCATGACCGGCTGCTCGCGCTGATCAAGGACAGGCTGGCCACCTCCAGCCACAGCACCGGCCTGATCGCCGTCTCCGACGCGGTCCGCCTGGTGCTGCTGCACTACATCGACGAGGGCGACCTCGCGCGGCGGCGGTACACGCTGACCAGCAAGGTGGCGGTCCTGCGGGACCGGGAGATCGCCAGTGTGGCCAGGTACCAGCGGCTGTTCCGCGAGTTCATCGCGGACTGGATGGGTGACCCCACAGAGTCGGCGTCGCTGCGGGCCGAACTGATGGCGGCGGCCGTGGTCGCGGCCCACAACCACGTACTGCGCCGCTGGCTCCGGGGCGAGACCTCCGACCCGGTGGCGGAGATGGACGACGCCATGCGCGAAGTGCTCGCCCTCTTCCCCGCGCCCTCCGGTGCCGGGGACTCGGGTGACGCCGGCACCACCCTTGTGGCCTTCCGGACCGGACAGGATCTCGATGCGCTGCTCCCCTCCCTGAGGCGACTCGTCGAGGGCGGCGCGGCGCACTGA
- a CDS encoding DUF6083 domain-containing protein, whose protein sequence is MRGSGRGVARIGSGQFRCPYCGLPQDRVATLEHDWVLLEPGMRVPAHLVPAEHRWIELSDGRVTVYGVCPVDGTQRCRIEHRLACAGQELPDLWPWLTTLRNENGRMARRQEPEPPPGDAQLPDVG, encoded by the coding sequence ATGAGGGGTTCTGGCAGGGGGGTCGCGAGGATCGGCAGCGGGCAGTTCCGGTGTCCGTACTGCGGGCTGCCACAGGATCGGGTGGCCACGCTCGAGCATGACTGGGTTCTGCTGGAGCCCGGGATGCGAGTGCCGGCACATCTCGTGCCGGCGGAGCATCGGTGGATCGAGCTGTCGGACGGCCGGGTCACCGTGTACGGCGTGTGTCCCGTGGACGGGACGCAGCGGTGCCGCATCGAGCATCGGCTGGCCTGCGCCGGGCAGGAGCTGCCCGATCTGTGGCCGTGGCTGACGACACTGCGGAATGAGAACGGGCGGATGGCGCGGCGCCAGGAACCGGAGCCTCCTCCCGGGGATGCCCAGCTGCCCGACGTGGGGTGA
- a CDS encoding HAD-IIA family hydrolase, which produces MERERAGAIRAVLIDIDGVLTVSWEPLPGAVEAMERLRAAGLPLALVTNTTSRTRASICARLTKAGFPVSVDDILTAPAVTAAYLRSHHPGARCLLLNAGDIQDDLTGVTLVEPEAHTEPHPETDVDVVVVGGAGEVFDYAALNRVFHHLQRGAHLVAMHRNLYWRTADGLDLDTGAFLLGLERAARVEASITGKPSEAFFAAALAHLGAEPSTTLMVGDDIESDVLAAQRSGITGALVKTGKYLPETHRSADGTPDHVLDSFAALPDLLERLASDSR; this is translated from the coding sequence ATGGAGCGAGAGCGAGCCGGCGCGATCCGCGCAGTCCTCATCGACATCGACGGAGTACTCACGGTCTCCTGGGAGCCTCTCCCAGGCGCCGTCGAGGCCATGGAGCGGCTGCGCGCTGCGGGGCTCCCCCTCGCGCTGGTCACCAACACGACCTCACGTACACGCGCGTCGATCTGCGCACGGCTTACAAAGGCCGGGTTCCCCGTCTCGGTCGACGACATCCTCACCGCCCCGGCCGTCACCGCCGCCTACCTTCGGTCGCACCACCCGGGCGCACGCTGCCTGCTGCTCAACGCCGGTGACATCCAGGACGATCTGACGGGCGTGACGCTTGTCGAGCCGGAGGCACACACCGAGCCACACCCAGAGACGGACGTGGACGTCGTAGTGGTCGGTGGCGCAGGGGAGGTGTTCGACTACGCAGCCCTCAACCGCGTCTTCCATCACCTCCAGCGCGGAGCACACCTCGTAGCCATGCACCGGAACCTCTACTGGCGCACCGCCGACGGGCTCGACCTCGACACGGGCGCCTTCCTCCTCGGGCTGGAGCGGGCCGCCCGGGTCGAGGCGAGCATCACCGGCAAACCGTCCGAGGCCTTCTTCGCCGCCGCGCTCGCCCACCTGGGCGCCGAGCCGTCCACAACCCTCATGGTGGGCGACGACATCGAGTCCGACGTGCTCGCGGCCCAGCGCAGCGGCATCACCGGCGCACTCGTCAAGACCGGCAAATACCTTCCTGAGACGCACCGTTCGGCCGACGGCACACCGGACCACGTGCTCGACTCCTTCGCCGCGCTCCCCGACCTCCTCGAACGCCTGGCCTCAGACTCCCGCTGA
- a CDS encoding alpha/beta hydrolase family protein: MDTNANIKTNMTSRRRVLAASALGLAWAAAGVPGARATAMAADDTAPTPRTSRLARLKLPAPTGPYGVGTVSLRLVDRRRADPWVAGRRRELMVDVRYPARSVASRPRVPQMTKGEAVGFDRVNNFGDLPKGRIDWSATQTFAHLGAPLDRRGPRPVVLYSPGVGDPRTLGTTLTDELASHGYVVVAIDHTYDASAVEFPGGRVETTLLPQEFERAQKEGPEAVVALMKKTSAVRVADTGFVLDEVERAFATGRLERAPIGMFGQSAGGFAALQTMHDDERITAAANLDGVLAYVGDDHDEGELSSVARDGVDGPFLLMGMDGDDRTNVPSWRALWEHSDGWHRDLVLTGAQHATYTDATSLIPQIAGQLGLPQETVAGLVGTVPAARAIGTQRAYVTAFFDRWLLGRSDGHFLDGSSSKYPEVRFV; the protein is encoded by the coding sequence ATGGACACCAACGCCAACATCAAGACCAACATGACGAGCAGGCGCCGCGTGCTGGCCGCGTCCGCGCTCGGCCTCGCCTGGGCGGCGGCGGGCGTACCCGGCGCGAGGGCGACCGCGATGGCAGCGGACGACACGGCGCCCACGCCACGCACGTCCCGCTTGGCGCGTCTGAAGCTGCCCGCGCCGACCGGGCCGTACGGCGTGGGGACGGTGTCGCTGCGGCTGGTGGACCGGCGGCGTGCGGATCCGTGGGTGGCCGGTCGCAGGCGCGAGCTGATGGTGGATGTCCGGTACCCGGCCCGATCCGTCGCCTCGCGCCCGCGCGTGCCGCAGATGACGAAGGGGGAGGCGGTCGGCTTCGACCGTGTGAACAACTTCGGCGATCTGCCGAAGGGGCGCATCGACTGGAGCGCGACACAGACCTTCGCCCACCTCGGCGCGCCACTGGACCGGCGCGGTCCGCGGCCGGTGGTGCTGTACTCGCCGGGCGTGGGGGACCCGCGCACCCTGGGTACGACGCTGACGGACGAGCTGGCGTCGCACGGGTACGTGGTGGTGGCGATCGACCACACCTACGACGCGTCGGCGGTGGAGTTCCCCGGTGGGCGGGTGGAGACGACTCTGCTTCCGCAGGAGTTCGAACGGGCGCAGAAGGAGGGGCCCGAAGCGGTCGTCGCGCTGATGAAGAAGACGAGCGCGGTACGGGTGGCCGATACGGGGTTCGTACTGGACGAGGTGGAGCGGGCGTTCGCCACGGGCCGCCTGGAGCGCGCGCCGATCGGCATGTTCGGGCAGTCGGCGGGCGGCTTCGCGGCGCTGCAGACGATGCATGACGACGAGCGGATCACTGCGGCAGCGAATCTGGACGGAGTGCTCGCCTACGTAGGGGACGATCACGACGAGGGGGAGCTTTCCTCGGTGGCCCGTGACGGGGTGGACGGGCCGTTCCTCCTCATGGGCATGGACGGCGACGACCGTACGAACGTGCCGTCCTGGCGCGCGCTGTGGGAGCACAGCGACGGCTGGCACCGGGACCTGGTGCTGACTGGCGCGCAGCATGCGACGTACACCGATGCGACGTCGCTGATCCCGCAGATCGCCGGGCAGTTGGGCCTGCCGCAGGAGACGGTGGCCGGTCTGGTGGGGACGGTGCCGGCCGCGCGGGCGATTGGCACGCAGCGGGCGTATGTGACGGCGTTCTTCGACCGTTGGCTCCTCGGGCGCTCAGACGGTCACTTCCTGGACGGATCCTCGTCGAAGTATCCGGAGGTGCGGTTCGTGTAG
- a CDS encoding serine/threonine-protein kinase — translation MAFKVIRREYGQDPDFRRRFEQEVRAARRVQGYHLVPVVDHDTAGALPWIASVFVPGLSLADALATYGPLPLPAVFQLVGCTARALGSIHAADVVHRDLKPGNILLGSTGPYVIDFGIAQAADATQLTRSGGVIGTPQYMSPEHALGEPVTAATDLFSLGLIAAVAATGQHPYGDGGATALGVRIANTERTPPDLSNYPAPLRTLLERCLTADPATRITTDELAELCEREAVRPLRAFGGWLPAPLMERIARREAAAARPPTPTPTPTATPTQPDGAAHLAGQPTVSAPPPPSGPAHAPWSTNTPSPTPAKRTRTPLLAAAGVVAVALAVIVTWAIARPDGGTDGANGTGADGKHTGTPTATSSPSTSSPSPQDAYTLVFKDKPLTLRAPAYNTGTHVDLDAPKLFPDGEIGQDDGMELTYQDWGDSDLRFLTPMGRSTGTTPEACRTGVDTDALPAAISADDLDAGKTLTKGMVLCTVTSDDNVAMLRVTDVVPDTKQGLSSDMPDYVTTLTLWKSNK, via the coding sequence GTGGCGTTCAAGGTGATCCGCCGTGAGTACGGCCAGGACCCGGACTTCCGGCGCCGCTTCGAGCAGGAGGTGCGGGCCGCCCGCCGGGTGCAGGGCTACCACCTCGTACCGGTCGTCGACCACGACACCGCGGGCGCACTTCCCTGGATCGCCTCGGTCTTCGTGCCCGGTCTTTCGCTCGCCGACGCGCTGGCCACGTACGGGCCATTGCCCCTGCCTGCCGTCTTCCAGCTGGTGGGTTGCACGGCCCGGGCCCTCGGCTCCATTCATGCGGCGGACGTCGTCCACCGCGACCTGAAGCCCGGCAACATCCTGCTCGGTTCGACCGGTCCCTACGTCATCGACTTCGGCATCGCACAAGCGGCCGACGCCACCCAGCTCACCCGCAGCGGCGGAGTCATCGGCACGCCGCAGTACATGTCGCCCGAACACGCTCTGGGTGAACCCGTCACCGCGGCCACCGATCTCTTCTCGCTCGGCCTCATCGCGGCGGTCGCGGCGACGGGACAGCACCCGTACGGCGACGGCGGCGCGACCGCCCTCGGCGTACGCATCGCCAACACCGAGCGCACACCTCCGGACTTGAGCAACTACCCGGCGCCGTTGCGGACGTTGCTGGAACGGTGCCTCACCGCCGATCCGGCTACCCGCATCACGACGGACGAACTCGCCGAGCTGTGCGAGCGGGAGGCCGTGCGGCCACTGCGCGCGTTCGGCGGCTGGCTGCCGGCGCCGCTCATGGAACGGATCGCACGCAGGGAGGCGGCTGCCGCGCGGCCCCCGACGCCCACGCCGACACCTACGGCCACGCCCACCCAGCCGGACGGCGCGGCGCACCTGGCCGGCCAGCCCACCGTGTCCGCCCCGCCGCCCCCGTCCGGCCCGGCTCATGCGCCGTGGTCGACGAACACGCCCTCACCCACGCCCGCCAAGCGCACCCGCACCCCGCTGCTGGCCGCCGCCGGCGTGGTCGCCGTGGCCCTTGCTGTGATCGTCACGTGGGCCATCGCGAGGCCCGACGGCGGTACGGATGGTGCAAACGGCACCGGGGCGGACGGAAAGCACACCGGCACCCCAACCGCCACCTCGTCACCGTCAACCTCGTCTCCCTCGCCGCAGGACGCGTACACACTCGTCTTCAAGGACAAGCCCCTCACCCTCCGGGCACCGGCCTACAACACCGGCACACACGTGGACCTGGACGCGCCGAAACTCTTCCCCGACGGAGAGATCGGCCAGGACGACGGCATGGAACTCACCTACCAGGACTGGGGCGACTCCGACCTGCGCTTCCTCACCCCCATGGGCCGGAGCACCGGCACGACGCCCGAGGCATGCAGGACGGGCGTGGACACCGACGCGCTCCCGGCCGCGATCTCCGCCGACGACCTGGACGCCGGGAAGACCCTGACCAAGGGCATGGTGTTGTGCACCGTCACCAGCGACGACAACGTGGCGATGCTACGTGTCACCGACGTCGTACCCGACACCAAGCAGGGTCTGTCCAGCGACATGCCTGACTATGTCACCACGCTGACCCTCTGGAAGAGCAACAAGTAG